One window of Methanothermobacter thermautotrophicus genomic DNA carries:
- a CDS encoding DMT family transporter, whose protein sequence is MRRLWGYISIITATIFFGISATLDKIMLSRMHPVTIGAYTYIIAGLFLFLIRDTPLREHVLDAINSEGEGETRIKRKDYLILILTALLGTVIAPLLFLTGLGDTTAVNASLILNIEVLFIILLGYLIFRETLQLKDVLGILLIITGGVYLLTEGEFTDIVRNVAVTGNFLVMAAAFFWSLDTVLSKFLSRKRDLIFISGVKSSVGGFVLLLIMLITGINTALPPEMLPYALGVSVFSIGCSFILIYIAIREIGASMVGALFPLSSLFGAIFAFIILREPFSVMQGISGIVMLTGVFILYWNGKNN, encoded by the coding sequence ATGCGCAGACTATGGGGTTACATCAGTATTATAACTGCAACCATCTTCTTTGGTATCTCTGCAACACTCGATAAGATAATGCTCTCCAGGATGCATCCTGTGACCATCGGGGCCTACACCTATATAATTGCAGGGCTCTTCCTCTTCCTCATAAGGGATACACCCCTCAGGGAGCATGTTCTTGATGCCATTAACAGCGAGGGGGAGGGTGAGACCCGGATAAAAAGAAAAGATTACCTGATCCTTATTCTCACAGCCCTCCTTGGCACAGTGATAGCTCCACTACTGTTCCTCACAGGCCTTGGAGATACAACAGCAGTTAACGCATCCCTGATACTTAACATTGAGGTACTATTCATTATTCTCTTAGGCTATCTCATCTTCAGGGAGACCCTCCAGCTCAAGGACGTCCTCGGGATACTCCTCATCATAACTGGTGGGGTGTACCTCTTAACTGAGGGTGAGTTCACGGATATTGTAAGAAACGTTGCTGTTACCGGAAATTTCCTTGTGATGGCTGCAGCCTTCTTCTGGAGCCTTGATACAGTCCTGAGCAAATTCTTAAGCAGAAAGCGTGATCTGATATTTATATCCGGGGTTAAGAGCTCGGTTGGTGGCTTTGTGCTCCTCCTTATCATGCTTATCACCGGCATAAACACTGCACTCCCCCCTGAAATGCTCCCCTATGCACTGGGGGTTTCAGTTTTCAGTATAGGATGCTCATTCATACTCATCTACATCGCGATAAGGGAGATAGGGGCTTCAATGGTCGGGGCCCTATTCCCATTGTCATCCCTCTTCGGCGCAATATTCGCCTTCATAATACTCAGGGAACCATTTTCTGTTATGCAGGGAATTTCAGGTATCGTGATGCTAACAGGGGTCTTCATACTCTACTGGAACGGTAAGAACAATTAG
- the truA gene encoding tRNA pseudouridine(38-40) synthase TruA codes for MRKIALKVAYIGTNYHGFQRQPDVPTVEGKLLEALEGAGIIEDPGRARFQIAGRTDRGVHALGNFVSFFTEEDIHVNQINDLLPRDIRVLAWASVMYPFKVRYPVERHYRYILYRDESMDTDLMAEAAAHFRGTHDFSNFSRRRDRDPVRRIRDVRVSEVGDSIIIDVYGESFLWQMVRKMVRALVMVSEGELAPDDMAGLLDTDQRVFLEPMPPENLILMDLKYGVKIKLRHDEYAFKRFISLLEEEFRAYREMSLVRRAMSDHLRNLQDTISTD; via the coding sequence ATGAGGAAGATAGCTCTGAAGGTTGCATACATTGGTACAAATTATCATGGATTCCAGAGACAGCCAGACGTCCCAACGGTTGAGGGGAAACTCCTGGAGGCCCTGGAAGGGGCAGGAATCATTGAGGATCCTGGAAGGGCACGATTCCAGATAGCTGGCAGGACCGACAGAGGCGTCCATGCTCTGGGAAACTTCGTGAGTTTTTTCACAGAGGAGGATATCCATGTGAACCAGATCAACGATCTCCTCCCAAGGGATATACGGGTTCTGGCATGGGCATCGGTCATGTACCCCTTCAAGGTAAGGTATCCAGTTGAGAGGCACTACCGATACATCCTGTACCGGGATGAGTCCATGGATACAGATTTAATGGCTGAGGCAGCAGCCCACTTCAGGGGGACCCATGACTTCAGCAACTTCTCAAGGAGGAGAGACAGGGACCCGGTAAGGAGGATAAGGGATGTCAGGGTATCCGAGGTCGGTGATTCCATCATCATCGATGTCTACGGAGAGAGTTTCCTCTGGCAGATGGTTCGTAAGATGGTAAGGGCCCTTGTAATGGTGTCTGAGGGGGAGCTTGCCCCTGATGACATGGCAGGACTGCTGGATACTGATCAGAGGGTGTTCCTGGAGCCCATGCCCCCCGAGAACCTCATCCTCATGGACCTAAAATATGGGGTTAAGATAAAACTGAGGCACGATGAATATGCATTTAAACGATTCATATCCCTCCTTGAAGAGGAGTTCAGGGCATACAGGGAGATGAGCCTGGTGAGGAGAGCTATGAGTGACCATCTAAGGAATTTGCAGGACACTATATCCACGGATTGA